From the Alloalcanivorax dieselolei B5 genome, one window contains:
- the lpxB gene encoding lipid-A-disaccharide synthase — MDAPLIALVAGEASGDILGAGLIEALRARYPDARFFGVGGERMIAAGFETLFPMEKLSVMGITEVLSHLPELFRLRRQLVDALLEKRPAVVITIDSPDFTLGVAKRAHAAGLRTVHYVSPSVWAWRQGRVKGIRRDVDLMLTLFPFEALFYEEHGVPVAFVGHPLADMIDLDVDTAAARDELSLAGDGQWLAVLPGSRGGEVSQLMPPFLDAMVRLHRDNPALRFVIPAANPARREQIELALGAAPALPVTVVDGHSRTVMAAADVVLMASGTATLEGLLLKKPMVVGYRVGAVTYAIVSRLVKSEFVALPNLLCRKAMVPELIQDQLSGEAAAREVNRWLHEPRRVAALREDFTRVHEALRGGASVKAAAAVAGLLEGQR; from the coding sequence ATGGACGCGCCGCTGATCGCCCTGGTGGCCGGCGAGGCTTCCGGCGATATTCTCGGCGCCGGCCTGATCGAGGCCTTGCGGGCGCGTTACCCGGATGCCCGTTTCTTCGGTGTTGGCGGCGAACGCATGATCGCCGCCGGTTTTGAAACCTTGTTTCCGATGGAAAAGCTGTCGGTGATGGGTATCACCGAGGTTCTCTCCCACCTGCCGGAGCTGTTCCGTCTGCGCCGCCAGTTGGTGGACGCCTTGCTGGAAAAGCGCCCGGCGGTGGTGATCACCATCGATTCCCCGGATTTCACCCTGGGCGTGGCCAAGCGCGCCCACGCCGCCGGGCTGCGCACCGTTCATTACGTCAGCCCGTCGGTGTGGGCCTGGCGCCAGGGGCGGGTCAAGGGGATCCGCCGGGACGTGGACCTGATGTTGACGCTGTTCCCGTTCGAGGCGCTGTTCTATGAGGAGCATGGCGTGCCGGTGGCCTTTGTCGGCCACCCGCTGGCGGACATGATCGATCTGGATGTGGACACCGCCGCCGCCCGCGATGAGCTGAGCCTGGCCGGGGACGGCCAGTGGCTGGCGGTGCTGCCGGGCAGCCGGGGCGGAGAGGTGTCCCAACTGATGCCGCCGTTCCTCGATGCCATGGTGCGCCTGCACCGGGATAATCCGGCGCTGCGTTTTGTCATTCCCGCTGCTAACCCGGCCCGCCGCGAGCAAATCGAACTGGCGCTGGGGGCGGCGCCGGCGTTGCCGGTGACGGTGGTGGACGGGCACAGCCGCACGGTGATGGCGGCCGCCGATGTGGTACTGATGGCTTCCGGCACCGCCACCCTGGAAGGCTTGCTGCTGAAAAAACCCATGGTGGTGGGCTACCGGGTGGGCGCGGTGACCTATGCCATCGTCTCGCGATTGGTGAAGAGCGAATTCGTCGCCTTGCCCAATCTGCTCTGCCGGAAAGCCATGGTGCCGGAACTGATTCAGGATCAGTTGAGCGGCGAGGCGGCGGCGCGGGAAGTGAATCGCTGGTTGCATGAACCGCGGCGGGTGGCCGCGTTGCGGGAGGATTTCACCCGGGTGCATGAAGCCTTGCGTGGTGGCGCCAGCGTCAAGGCCGCCGCTGCCGTTGCCGGCCTGTTGGAAGGACAGCGATGA
- the dnaE gene encoding DNA polymerase III subunit alpha — protein sequence MSEPRFVHLRLHTDYSLVDGVVRVKELIKTCTAQGMPAVAVTDENNLFALIKFYSNAQNAGIKPVMGADLWVQADDPEDEPSYITCLVQNEQGYRNLTLLISRAWQTNQVRERALIRREWLLELNEGLIVLSGARFGDVGKWLLAEKTDLARERATEYKTVFGDRYYLEVQRTQRPGDEDCLHASVALAAELDIPVVASNDVRFLKREDFEAHEARVCIHDGNTLDDPRRPRKYSEEQYLKSAEEMAELFSDLPEALQNSVEIARRCTLDIRLGKNFLPDFPVPEGMTIEQYFEKVSRDGLEERLVKILDPQAPDYAERRKIYDDRLKFELDIINQMGFPGYFLIVADFIQWGKEHQVPVGPGRGSGAGSLVAYALKITDLDPIAYDLLFERFLNPERVSMPDFDVDFCMEKRDRVINYVADKYGRDAVSQIITFGTMAAKAVVRDVARVQGKPYGMADRLSKMIPGTPGMTLSKALEQEETLRDFLEDDGNPDKEAVNEIMEMAFKLEGLTRNVGKHAGGVVIAPGKLTDFAPLHCDEHGENLVTQYDKDDVEQAGLVKFDFLGLKTLTIIDWAMKAVNVRRQREGDGPLEIERIPLDDSPSFDLLKRGDTTAVFQLESQGMKELIKKLKPDVFEDIIALVALYRPGPLESGMVDNFINRKHGREPLAYPDPQYQHEWLESILKPTYGVILYQEQVMQIAQVLAGYTLGGADMLRRAMGKKKPEEMAKQREIFESGAKEKGVDPDLAMKIFDLVEKFAGYGFNKSHSAAYALVAYQTAWLKAHYPAEFMAAVISADMQNTDKVVTFIDECHSMGLKVLPPDVNSCGYRFTVNPEGDIIYGLGAIKGLGEGPIEAIVSARGDTDGFDDLFDFCRRIDLKKINRRSLEALVRAGALDKLGPNRHFRDRATLLATLPDAIAAAEQDARNEEAGMTDLFGSMQTAETPVVEWKPAREWNDELRLNGERDTLGLFLTGHPIDQFEHEVRQFVSARFNALQPTAKGEAATVAGLVVALRITRSKRSGERMAFVTLDDKTGRLEVSVFGKTFAQFGERIQKDILLVVRGGVRNDDYSGGFNLVADEVMDMRQAREVFARRLCVSVPVEQQLPDTLDRLFAPYRGGAIPVTLRLAHKEADVAMPLGDEWKISPHEALVDELRNRFGETSVQLEY from the coding sequence GTGAGCGAACCCCGTTTCGTCCATTTGCGATTGCATACCGACTACTCCCTGGTGGATGGGGTGGTGCGGGTGAAAGAACTGATCAAGACCTGCACCGCCCAGGGCATGCCGGCGGTGGCGGTCACCGATGAGAACAACCTGTTCGCACTGATCAAGTTCTATTCCAATGCTCAGAATGCCGGGATCAAACCGGTGATGGGCGCGGACCTGTGGGTGCAGGCGGATGATCCTGAAGACGAGCCCAGCTATATCACTTGCCTGGTGCAGAACGAACAGGGCTACCGCAATCTGACCCTGTTGATCAGCCGCGCCTGGCAGACCAACCAGGTGCGCGAACGGGCGCTGATCCGGCGCGAGTGGCTGCTGGAGCTCAACGAGGGGCTGATCGTGTTGTCCGGCGCCCGGTTTGGCGACGTGGGTAAATGGCTGCTGGCGGAGAAGACCGATCTGGCGCGGGAACGGGCCACGGAATACAAAACCGTATTTGGTGACCGTTACTACCTGGAGGTGCAACGCACCCAGCGCCCCGGCGATGAGGACTGCCTGCACGCCAGCGTGGCGCTGGCGGCGGAGCTGGACATTCCGGTGGTGGCCAGCAATGACGTTCGTTTCCTCAAGCGCGAGGATTTCGAAGCCCACGAGGCGCGGGTCTGTATTCACGACGGCAACACCCTGGATGATCCGCGCCGGCCACGAAAATATTCCGAAGAGCAGTATCTGAAAAGCGCGGAGGAAATGGCGGAGCTGTTTTCCGATCTGCCGGAGGCGCTGCAAAACAGCGTCGAGATCGCCCGTCGCTGCACCCTGGATATTCGCCTGGGCAAGAACTTCCTGCCGGATTTCCCGGTGCCGGAAGGCATGACCATCGAGCAGTACTTCGAGAAAGTGTCCCGGGACGGGCTCGAGGAGCGGTTGGTCAAGATTCTCGATCCGCAGGCGCCGGACTACGCCGAGCGCCGCAAGATCTACGATGACCGCCTCAAGTTCGAACTGGACATCATCAACCAGATGGGTTTCCCCGGTTACTTCCTGATCGTGGCGGACTTTATCCAGTGGGGTAAGGAACATCAGGTGCCGGTGGGACCCGGGCGGGGCTCCGGCGCCGGCTCCCTGGTGGCCTACGCACTGAAGATCACCGACCTCGATCCGATCGCCTACGACCTACTGTTCGAACGGTTCCTCAACCCGGAGCGGGTATCCATGCCCGACTTCGACGTCGATTTCTGCATGGAAAAACGCGACCGTGTGATCAATTACGTGGCCGATAAATACGGCCGTGACGCGGTCAGTCAGATCATCACTTTCGGCACCATGGCGGCGAAGGCGGTGGTGCGGGACGTGGCGCGCGTGCAGGGCAAACCCTACGGCATGGCCGACCGGCTTTCGAAGATGATTCCCGGCACTCCGGGGATGACCCTGTCGAAGGCACTGGAGCAGGAAGAAACGCTGCGGGATTTCCTCGAGGACGACGGCAACCCGGACAAGGAAGCGGTCAATGAAATCATGGAGATGGCCTTCAAACTGGAGGGCCTGACCCGAAACGTGGGCAAACACGCCGGCGGCGTGGTGATCGCGCCGGGCAAACTCACCGACTTCGCGCCCTTGCACTGCGACGAGCACGGCGAAAACCTGGTCACCCAGTACGACAAGGACGACGTCGAGCAAGCCGGGCTGGTGAAATTCGACTTTCTCGGTCTGAAGACGCTGACCATCATCGACTGGGCGATGAAAGCGGTGAACGTGCGCCGCCAGCGCGAAGGGGACGGGCCGCTGGAGATCGAGCGGATTCCGCTGGACGATTCGCCCAGCTTCGATCTGCTCAAACGTGGCGACACCACCGCCGTATTCCAGCTTGAAAGTCAGGGCATGAAGGAGCTGATCAAGAAGCTCAAGCCCGACGTGTTCGAGGACATCATCGCCTTGGTGGCGTTGTACCGGCCCGGTCCGCTGGAATCCGGCATGGTGGACAACTTCATCAACCGGAAGCACGGTCGGGAACCGCTGGCCTACCCGGATCCGCAGTACCAGCATGAATGGTTGGAGTCGATCCTCAAGCCCACCTACGGGGTGATTCTCTACCAGGAACAGGTGATGCAGATCGCCCAGGTCCTGGCCGGCTATACCCTCGGCGGCGCGGACATGCTGCGCCGCGCCATGGGCAAGAAAAAACCGGAGGAGATGGCCAAGCAGCGGGAGATCTTCGAAAGCGGCGCGAAAGAGAAGGGTGTGGACCCGGATCTGGCGATGAAGATCTTCGACCTGGTGGAGAAGTTCGCCGGTTACGGCTTCAACAAATCCCACTCCGCCGCCTACGCCCTGGTGGCCTATCAAACCGCCTGGCTCAAGGCCCATTACCCGGCGGAATTCATGGCGGCGGTGATTTCCGCCGATATGCAGAACACCGACAAGGTGGTGACCTTCATCGATGAATGTCACTCCATGGGCCTCAAGGTACTGCCGCCGGATGTGAACTCCTGTGGTTATCGTTTCACGGTGAATCCGGAAGGCGACATCATCTATGGCCTGGGCGCGATCAAGGGCCTGGGCGAGGGCCCCATTGAGGCGATTGTCAGTGCCCGTGGCGACACTGACGGGTTCGACGATCTGTTCGACTTCTGCCGCCGTATCGACCTGAAGAAGATCAATCGCCGTTCCCTGGAAGCCCTGGTGCGTGCCGGAGCCCTGGACAAGCTAGGGCCGAACCGTCATTTCCGTGATCGCGCCACGTTGTTGGCCACTTTGCCGGATGCCATCGCCGCGGCGGAACAGGACGCCCGCAACGAAGAAGCCGGCATGACGGATTTGTTTGGCTCCATGCAGACCGCCGAAACCCCGGTGGTGGAGTGGAAGCCGGCCCGCGAGTGGAATGACGAACTGCGTCTCAACGGCGAGCGCGATACCCTGGGCCTGTTCCTGACCGGTCACCCCATCGACCAGTTCGAACACGAGGTCCGGCAATTCGTCAGCGCCCGCTTCAATGCCCTGCAACCCACCGCCAAGGGCGAGGCCGCCACGGTGGCCGGGCTGGTGGTGGCGTTGCGTATTACCCGCAGCAAGCGCAGCGGTGAGCGCATGGCCTTCGTTACCCTGGATGACAAGACCGGCCGGCTGGAAGTATCGGTGTTCGGCAAGACCTTTGCCCAGTTCGGTGAGCGTATCCAGAAGGACATTCTGCTGGTGGTACGCGGCGGAGTCCGTAACGACGATTACTCCGGCGGCTTTAATCTGGTGGCCGACGAGGTCATGGACATGCGCCAGGCCCGCGAGGTGTTCGCCCGCCGCCTGTGCGTGTCGGTGCCGGTGGAGCAGCAACTGCCGGACACCCTGGACCGGTTGTTTGCGCCGTACCGGGGCGGGGCGATCCCGGTGACGTTGCGGCTCGCTCACAAGGAAGCGGATGTGGCCATGCCGCTTGGCGATGAGTGGAAAATCAGCCCCCACGAAGCCCTGGTGGATGAGCTGCGCAACCGCTTCGGCGAGACGTCGGTGCAGTTGGAGTATTAG
- the rnhB gene encoding ribonuclease HII — MNHPFPEYDLSEPFVPSAFAWQPGMVLAGVDEVGRGPLVGAVVTAAVVLDPARPIEGLADSKKLTAKRRERLAELIRERARGWALGRAEAAEVDQLNIYHATHLAMVRAVEALPIDVEAVLVDGNRTPSFACPAEAVVKGDGRVPAIAAASILAKVARDAEMVALHQRHPDYGFDRHKGYPTAVHLEALRRLGPLPEHRRSFGPVAALIESN, encoded by the coding sequence ATGAACCATCCCTTTCCTGAATATGATCTGAGTGAGCCGTTCGTGCCCAGCGCTTTTGCCTGGCAACCGGGCATGGTGCTGGCCGGCGTCGACGAGGTGGGCCGGGGGCCGCTGGTGGGGGCGGTGGTGACCGCCGCCGTGGTGCTGGACCCGGCAAGGCCCATAGAGGGGCTGGCGGACTCCAAGAAACTCACCGCCAAACGCCGCGAGCGGTTGGCGGAATTGATCCGTGAACGGGCCCGGGGCTGGGCTTTGGGCCGCGCCGAGGCGGCGGAAGTGGATCAACTGAACATCTATCACGCCACTCACCTGGCCATGGTCCGGGCGGTGGAGGCGCTGCCCATTGACGTGGAAGCGGTGTTGGTGGACGGTAATCGGACCCCGTCCTTCGCCTGTCCGGCGGAAGCGGTGGTGAAAGGGGACGGCCGGGTGCCGGCCATCGCCGCCGCCTCGATTCTCGCCAAAGTGGCGCGGGACGCGGAAATGGTGGCGTTGCACCAGCGGCATCCCGATTACGGCTTCGACCGTCACAAGGGCTATCCCACCGCGGTGCACCTGGAAGCGTTGCGCCGGCTCGGTCCCTTGCCAGAACATCGCCGTTCCTTTGGCCCGGTAGCGGCCCTGATCGAATCGAACTGA